One window of the Pseudarthrobacter sp. ATCC 49987 genome contains the following:
- a CDS encoding ABC transporter ATP-binding protein, with amino-acid sequence MTETLAAGRPTEKDAVPAIRLRKLTKVFGDTVAVNAVDLDIRQGEFFSMLGPSGSGKTTVLRLIAGFELPTSGSVELEGKDVTGMAPFERDLNTVFQDYALFPHMSLIDNVAYGLRVRGMPRKERHERAREALERVQLGKFVGRKPAQLSGGQRQRVALARALVVQPKVLLLDEPLGALDLKLRQQMQVELKELQRSLGITFIFVTHDQEEALTMSDRIGVFNNGSLEQIGTAHEIYERPGGAFVANFVGTSNIFDAVHTQKLYGRAEQVCIRPERLRLSWTAAPEPRAGVTSCPGTVTSLVYVGHATQVRVQLDDGPAVVVLAPESLPGGDAELLDRRVTVSWDDDAAVWLPSHGS; translated from the coding sequence ATGACCGAGACGCTCGCGGCCGGCCGGCCGACGGAAAAGGACGCGGTTCCGGCGATCCGCCTGCGCAAACTCACCAAGGTCTTCGGGGACACCGTCGCCGTCAACGCCGTGGACCTCGACATCCGCCAGGGCGAATTCTTCTCCATGCTTGGCCCGTCAGGATCCGGGAAAACCACGGTCCTGCGCCTGATCGCGGGCTTCGAGCTGCCCACCTCGGGAAGCGTCGAACTGGAGGGCAAGGACGTCACCGGCATGGCGCCGTTCGAACGTGACCTCAACACCGTCTTCCAGGACTATGCACTGTTCCCGCACATGTCCCTCATCGACAACGTTGCGTACGGGCTACGCGTGCGGGGGATGCCCCGGAAGGAACGCCACGAGCGGGCCCGCGAAGCACTGGAACGCGTGCAGCTGGGAAAGTTTGTCGGCCGCAAACCGGCCCAGCTCTCCGGCGGCCAGCGCCAGCGGGTGGCCCTGGCCCGGGCGCTGGTGGTGCAGCCCAAGGTCCTGCTGCTGGACGAGCCACTCGGCGCGCTGGACCTCAAGCTCCGGCAGCAGATGCAGGTGGAACTGAAGGAACTGCAGCGCTCGCTCGGCATCACCTTCATCTTCGTCACCCACGACCAGGAGGAAGCCCTGACCATGAGCGACCGGATCGGCGTGTTCAACAACGGCAGCCTGGAACAGATCGGCACCGCGCACGAGATCTACGAGCGCCCCGGCGGCGCGTTTGTGGCCAACTTCGTCGGGACCTCCAACATCTTCGACGCCGTCCACACCCAGAAGCTCTACGGCCGCGCGGAGCAGGTCTGCATCCGGCCCGAACGGCTGCGCCTGTCCTGGACGGCGGCCCCGGAACCGCGCGCCGGCGTCACCTCCTGCCCCGGAACCGTCACCTCGCTCGTCTACGTGGGGCACGCCACCCAGGTGCGGGTACAGCTCGACGACGGTCCCGCCGTCGTCGTCCTGGCGCCGGAGTCGCTTCCCGGCGGCGACGCGGAACTGCTGGACCGGCGCGTCACGGTGAGCTGGGACGACGACGCCGCCGTCTGGCTGCCGTCGCACGGTTCCTGA
- a CDS encoding HutD/Ves family protein: protein MEIIRYAELKAQPWRNGGGVTREVASHPAATARQDGTSTDSTASASGWDWRVSIAEMSKAGEFSAFPGMDRVLTVVEGELLLLSVDGAEHPVEKYRPFRFSGDAAAAGALPTGDIRDLNVITRRGAFKGYTSIIELSKKRAHPVFEDQLGILLQGQAAVSPGGAAGARPSGGPSAGPGAEPQALDRYDAVVGSDTASPEILGRGFLAVVSIDPVAD, encoded by the coding sequence ATGGAGATCATCCGCTATGCCGAGCTGAAAGCCCAACCCTGGCGCAACGGCGGCGGGGTGACCCGCGAAGTGGCCAGCCATCCCGCGGCAACCGCCCGTCAGGACGGCACCAGTACGGACAGCACCGCTTCGGCGAGCGGCTGGGACTGGCGGGTGAGCATCGCCGAGATGTCCAAAGCGGGCGAGTTTTCGGCGTTTCCCGGCATGGACCGCGTGCTCACCGTGGTTGAAGGCGAGCTGTTACTGCTGAGCGTCGACGGCGCCGAGCACCCGGTGGAGAAGTACCGCCCGTTCCGGTTCTCCGGCGACGCTGCCGCGGCCGGGGCACTGCCGACGGGCGACATCCGCGACCTGAATGTCATCACCCGCCGCGGAGCGTTTAAGGGCTACACCTCCATCATCGAACTCTCGAAGAAGCGGGCGCACCCCGTGTTCGAGGACCAGCTAGGGATCCTGCTGCAGGGCCAGGCGGCGGTCAGCCCCGGGGGCGCCGCCGGCGCCAGGCCAAGCGGCGGGCCAAGCGCCGGGCCTGGCGCCGAGCCGCAGGCGCTGGACCGCTATGACGCCGTCGTCGGTTCCGACACTGCCTCCCCCGAGATCCTGGGCCGCGGCTTCCTGGCCGTCGTGTCGATCGACCCCGTCGCGGACTAG
- a CDS encoding ABC transporter permease — translation MPRPKANKVSALLHRSPRLRLAGLITAPAGWLVLVYIAALAALLITAFWTVDTFTGKVSTDWTTENVVTVLTDPVYQRITLRTLWIAIAVTLIDLVLALPMAFFIAKVASARWQKLLVVAVLMPLWASYLVKAYAWRNVLADGGLLEWLGAPIGLESPGYGETAVILTLSYIWLPFMILPIYAGFDRVPDSLLEASSDLGAKPLTTVRLVVFPLLVPSIIAGTIFTFSLSLGDYITAQIVGGTTQMLGTVVYANVGAANNLPFAAAVSLVPIAIITLYLFIVRRTGALNSL, via the coding sequence GTGCCCCGGCCCAAAGCCAACAAGGTCTCGGCGCTGCTTCACCGCTCGCCCAGGCTGCGGCTGGCGGGGCTCATCACTGCCCCCGCCGGCTGGCTGGTGCTCGTCTACATTGCCGCCCTGGCGGCGCTGCTGATCACCGCGTTCTGGACCGTGGACACCTTCACCGGGAAGGTCTCCACGGACTGGACCACCGAAAACGTGGTGACGGTCCTGACTGACCCGGTCTACCAGCGGATCACCCTGCGGACGCTGTGGATCGCGATCGCGGTGACCCTGATCGACCTGGTCCTCGCGCTGCCCATGGCGTTCTTCATCGCCAAGGTGGCCAGTGCCCGGTGGCAGAAGCTGCTGGTCGTGGCCGTCCTCATGCCGTTGTGGGCGAGCTACCTGGTCAAGGCGTACGCGTGGCGGAACGTGCTCGCCGACGGCGGGCTGCTGGAGTGGTTGGGGGCGCCGATCGGGCTGGAGTCCCCGGGATACGGCGAAACGGCCGTGATCCTGACGCTGTCCTACATCTGGCTGCCGTTTATGATCCTGCCGATCTACGCAGGGTTCGACCGGGTCCCCGATTCGCTGCTGGAAGCCTCCAGCGACCTGGGCGCGAAGCCCCTGACCACCGTGCGCCTGGTGGTGTTCCCGCTGCTGGTCCCCTCCATCATTGCCGGGACGATCTTCACGTTCTCGCTCTCACTCGGGGACTACATCACCGCCCAGATCGTTGGGGGCACCACCCAGATGCTCGGCACCGTGGTCTACGCGAACGTCGGAGCCGCGAACAACCTGCCGTTCGCCGCCGCCGTCTCGCTGGTCCCGATCGCGATCATCACGCTCTATCTCTTCATCGTCCGCCGCACCGGCGCACTCAACAGCCTGTGA
- a CDS encoding ABC transporter substrate-binding protein, producing MASRNRASLVVGVAAAAALALAGCGTTGGGSATPSAQPVKSEIGPGEGQLSILAWPGYVEDGSNDPAVDWVTPFETETKCKVSFKPFGTSDEAVTLMRTGQYDVVSASGDASLRLIAGNNVEPVNMSLLKNYADVYPFLKDKAWNTVDGKNYGMPHGWGANLLMYSVDAVTPAPTSWGAVFDDAAKHSGKVTAYDSPIYIADAAVYLMAHKPELGIKNPYALDKDQLAASVNLLKEQRKHIGEYWSDVVKEVQAFASGSTVVGTTWQVGANIAVADGANVKTLLPEEGATGWSDTWMINSESKNKNCAYMWLDYIASPKANAAVAEYFGESPANPKACDLTADKSHCETYHSGDEAYAKQIWYWTTPVAGCLDGRKDVKCTDYSEWTKAWTEIKG from the coding sequence ATGGCATCAAGGAACAGGGCCTCCCTCGTAGTCGGGGTGGCCGCGGCGGCAGCCCTCGCACTGGCGGGCTGCGGCACCACCGGCGGGGGATCGGCCACGCCGTCCGCGCAGCCGGTCAAGTCCGAAATCGGCCCGGGCGAAGGGCAGCTCTCCATCCTCGCCTGGCCCGGCTACGTCGAGGACGGAAGCAACGACCCCGCCGTCGACTGGGTGACCCCCTTCGAAACCGAGACCAAATGCAAGGTCAGCTTCAAGCCCTTTGGCACCTCGGACGAAGCCGTGACCTTGATGCGCACCGGCCAGTATGACGTCGTTTCGGCCTCCGGCGACGCCTCCCTGCGGCTGATTGCCGGCAACAACGTGGAGCCCGTCAACATGAGCCTGCTGAAAAACTACGCCGACGTGTACCCCTTCCTGAAGGACAAGGCCTGGAATACGGTGGACGGCAAGAACTACGGGATGCCGCACGGCTGGGGCGCCAATCTGCTGATGTACTCCGTGGATGCCGTCACCCCGGCACCCACTTCCTGGGGCGCCGTGTTCGACGACGCCGCCAAGCACAGCGGCAAGGTCACGGCCTACGATTCGCCGATCTACATTGCCGACGCCGCCGTGTATCTGATGGCCCACAAGCCGGAGCTTGGCATCAAGAACCCCTATGCGCTGGACAAGGACCAGCTCGCCGCCTCGGTTAACCTGTTGAAAGAGCAGCGCAAGCACATCGGCGAGTACTGGAGCGACGTCGTCAAGGAGGTCCAGGCCTTCGCCAGCGGCAGCACGGTGGTCGGCACCACCTGGCAGGTGGGCGCGAACATCGCCGTCGCGGACGGGGCCAACGTGAAGACCCTGCTCCCCGAAGAGGGCGCCACGGGCTGGTCGGACACCTGGATGATCAATTCGGAGTCCAAGAACAAGAACTGCGCCTACATGTGGCTCGACTACATCGCCAGCCCCAAGGCCAATGCTGCCGTGGCGGAGTACTTCGGCGAATCGCCGGCCAACCCCAAGGCCTGCGACCTCACCGCGGACAAGTCGCACTGCGAGACCTACCATTCCGGTGATGAGGCCTACGCGAAGCAGATCTGGTACTGGACTACGCCGGTGGCCGGATGCCTGGACGGCCGCAAGGACGTCAAGTGCACGGATTACTCGGAGTGGACGAAGGCCTGGACCGAAATTAAGGGCTGA
- a CDS encoding aldo/keto reductase, with product MTAATVQLGDGLAVSPLGFGGMALTPVYGEVDPAEALRTLHHAVDAGVSFIDTADIYGGGSNEELIAQLLKERRGEVQLATKFGLVGSPASGYSDIRGDAAYVRQAVDRSLQRLGTDTIDLYYMHRRDLRVPILETVEAMAELVQAGKVRHLGLSEVTAEELREASSIHPIAAVQSEWSIWSRDVERNVVPAAAELGVGFVPYSPLGRGFLTGTVDASTLGSNDFRRNIPRFAEAAMDANQGVVAAVQGVAAELSTAGQAATPAQVALAWLFAQGRKLGLPVVPIPGTRRADRIDENLGALALDFTAAQLSKLNAAADAVVGSRSANPNWVSQGRE from the coding sequence ATGACGGCAGCAACAGTCCAACTCGGCGACGGCCTCGCGGTCAGCCCCCTGGGGTTCGGCGGCATGGCCCTGACCCCGGTATACGGGGAAGTGGATCCGGCCGAGGCCCTGCGGACGCTGCACCACGCGGTGGATGCCGGCGTCAGCTTCATCGACACGGCGGACATCTACGGCGGGGGCAGCAACGAGGAATTGATTGCCCAGCTGCTCAAGGAACGCCGCGGCGAAGTGCAGCTGGCCACCAAGTTCGGGCTCGTGGGCAGCCCGGCCAGCGGCTACTCCGATATCCGCGGCGACGCCGCTTATGTGCGGCAGGCCGTGGACCGCAGCCTGCAGCGGCTGGGCACCGACACCATCGACCTGTACTACATGCACCGCCGTGACCTCCGCGTTCCGATACTGGAAACCGTGGAGGCCATGGCAGAGCTTGTGCAGGCCGGCAAGGTGCGGCACCTTGGCCTGTCTGAGGTGACGGCCGAGGAGCTGCGTGAAGCCAGCAGCATCCACCCGATCGCCGCAGTCCAGAGCGAGTGGTCCATCTGGAGCCGCGATGTGGAACGCAACGTTGTTCCAGCCGCGGCCGAGCTCGGGGTGGGATTTGTGCCGTATTCGCCGCTGGGCCGGGGATTCCTCACCGGCACCGTGGACGCGTCGACGCTGGGCAGCAACGACTTCCGCCGCAACATCCCGCGTTTCGCCGAGGCGGCGATGGACGCCAACCAGGGCGTGGTCGCCGCTGTGCAGGGAGTCGCGGCTGAACTGTCTACTGCCGGGCAGGCTGCAACTCCTGCCCAGGTGGCTCTGGCCTGGCTGTTCGCGCAGGGCCGCAAGCTGGGACTGCCCGTGGTCCCCATCCCCGGCACCCGCCGTGCGGACCGGATCGACGAAAACCTTGGCGCGCTGGCACTCGACTTCACCGCAGCGCAACTGTCGAAACTCAACGCCGCTGCGGACGCGGTAGTCGGCTCCCGCTCTGCCAACCCCAACTGGGTGTCCCAGGGCCGTGAATAG
- a CDS encoding LLM class flavin-dependent oxidoreductase: MKRIGFLSFGHWGPGEGSRTRTARDALLQGIELAVAAEELGVDGAYFRVHHFARQQASPFPLLAAVAARTSRIETGTGVIDMRYENPLYMAEEAAATDLISGGRLQLGISRGSPEPARDGAAAFGHVPADGETDADMARRHTAVFRRAISGAGMAEAEPRYAGGGSGMLPVQPHSAGLGRRIWWGAGSRATAVWTAEQGMNLMSSTLLTEDTGVPFDQLQAEQISMFRQAWADAGHQHEPRVSVSRSVLPIVDDEDRRYFGLSALREKRDQVGVIDGLVARFGRSYVGAPDAIAGELAADAAVQAADTLLLTVPNQLGVDFNAKLLGTVVRHIAPAIGWAPQPAA; encoded by the coding sequence ATGAAGCGCATCGGATTTTTGTCCTTTGGACACTGGGGGCCCGGGGAGGGCTCCCGCACCCGGACCGCCCGCGACGCCCTGCTGCAGGGCATCGAACTGGCCGTCGCCGCCGAGGAGCTCGGCGTGGACGGCGCGTACTTCCGCGTGCACCACTTTGCCCGGCAGCAGGCCTCCCCGTTCCCGCTGCTGGCCGCCGTCGCCGCCCGGACCAGCCGGATCGAAACGGGGACCGGCGTGATCGACATGCGCTACGAGAACCCGCTGTACATGGCCGAGGAAGCGGCCGCGACGGACCTGATCAGCGGCGGGCGGCTGCAGCTGGGGATCAGCCGCGGTTCACCCGAACCCGCCCGCGACGGCGCCGCGGCCTTTGGCCATGTGCCCGCTGACGGCGAGACCGATGCGGACATGGCCCGGAGGCACACGGCGGTGTTCCGCCGCGCCATATCGGGTGCCGGGATGGCGGAGGCCGAGCCGCGCTACGCCGGCGGCGGATCCGGGATGCTGCCCGTCCAGCCCCATTCCGCTGGCCTCGGCCGGCGGATCTGGTGGGGCGCCGGGTCGCGCGCTACCGCCGTCTGGACCGCGGAGCAGGGCATGAACCTGATGAGCTCCACGCTGCTCACCGAGGACACTGGGGTGCCGTTCGACCAGCTCCAGGCCGAACAGATCAGCATGTTCCGCCAGGCTTGGGCCGACGCCGGCCATCAACACGAGCCGCGCGTATCGGTCAGCCGCAGCGTCCTGCCGATCGTCGACGATGAGGACCGGCGGTACTTCGGCCTCAGCGCCCTGCGGGAAAAGCGCGACCAGGTCGGCGTGATCGACGGCCTGGTGGCCCGCTTCGGACGGAGCTACGTCGGCGCCCCCGACGCCATTGCCGGGGAGCTCGCCGCCGACGCCGCCGTCCAGGCCGCCGACACCCTGCTGCTCACCGTCCCCAACCAGCTCGGCGTGGACTTCAACGCCAAGCTGCTGGGCACCGTCGTCCGGCACATCGCACCGGCGATCGGCTGGGCGCCGCAGCCGGCGGCCTAA
- a CDS encoding phosphoribosylanthranilate isomerase, which translates to MFVKVCGLSTPESVRTAAESGADAVGFVLTRSPREVTPAQARGLLAHVPAWLPAVGVFRHEAAADAVAVARDAGLEWVQLHGDRTQEDVRTVHDAGLKLIRAVTMSAAPGAFADWGEDLLLIDAAVPGSGEAWDYASVRAKGLDGRNWLLAGGLDPANVAGAASEAGAWGVDVSSGVESSRGVKDLAKIRDFVTAAKSPATKP; encoded by the coding sequence ATGTTCGTCAAGGTATGCGGGCTCAGCACACCGGAGTCGGTCCGGACCGCCGCGGAGTCCGGGGCGGACGCCGTCGGCTTTGTCCTGACCCGCAGCCCCCGCGAAGTGACTCCCGCGCAGGCCCGGGGACTCCTGGCCCACGTCCCGGCCTGGCTCCCCGCCGTCGGGGTCTTCCGGCACGAAGCCGCGGCGGACGCCGTCGCCGTGGCCCGCGACGCCGGGCTGGAATGGGTCCAGCTCCACGGCGACCGCACCCAGGAAGACGTGCGCACCGTGCACGACGCCGGACTGAAGCTGATCCGGGCCGTCACCATGTCCGCCGCACCCGGGGCGTTCGCGGACTGGGGCGAGGACCTGCTCCTGATCGACGCCGCCGTCCCCGGCTCCGGCGAGGCCTGGGACTACGCCTCGGTCCGCGCCAAGGGGCTGGACGGGCGCAACTGGCTCCTGGCCGGCGGGCTGGATCCGGCCAACGTCGCCGGTGCGGCCTCCGAGGCAGGCGCCTGGGGTGTGGACGTCTCCTCCGGCGTCGAATCCTCCCGCGGGGTGAAGGACCTGGCCAAAATCCGGGACTTCGTGACGGCGGCCAAGTCCCCGGCAACCAAGCCCTGA
- a CDS encoding DMT family transporter → MSWLILIVSGSLEAVWAAALHRTSQATGRRRIAPAAVFLVSVLASTGGLAVAMQSIPTGTAYAVWVGVGVVLTSAYAMITKVEPATAGRILLLGGIVACVAGLKLVA, encoded by the coding sequence ATGTCGTGGTTAATTCTCATCGTGTCCGGGTCGCTGGAGGCCGTGTGGGCCGCCGCCCTGCACCGGACCTCGCAGGCCACGGGCCGCCGCCGGATTGCGCCGGCAGCCGTCTTCCTCGTCTCCGTACTGGCGAGTACGGGCGGCCTCGCTGTCGCCATGCAGTCCATCCCGACCGGTACCGCCTACGCCGTCTGGGTGGGCGTGGGCGTGGTGCTGACCTCCGCCTACGCCATGATCACCAAGGTTGAGCCCGCGACCGCCGGACGGATCCTGCTGCTTGGCGGGATCGTGGCCTGTGTGGCCGGCCTGAAGCTGGTGGCATGA
- a CDS encoding DMT family transporter, translated as MAANRTPKLAAKAPATTLAWLILLVSAVLEAVWATALGLSDGFTRPLPTLVFALTASLSMVGLGLAVKSIPLGTAYAVWVGIGAALTVGWAMATGVEPASPLKLLLIAGIVGCAAGLKLLPAGEPAASRTLPPS; from the coding sequence ATGGCAGCGAACCGCACGCCAAAATTAGCAGCGAAGGCGCCCGCAACCACGCTGGCATGGCTCATCCTGCTTGTCTCCGCCGTGCTGGAGGCGGTCTGGGCCACGGCCCTGGGGCTGTCCGATGGCTTCACCCGGCCGCTGCCCACGCTCGTGTTCGCGCTGACCGCGTCCCTGAGCATGGTGGGGCTGGGCCTGGCCGTGAAGAGCATTCCGCTCGGCACCGCCTACGCCGTCTGGGTGGGGATCGGCGCGGCTCTGACGGTCGGCTGGGCGATGGCGACCGGCGTCGAACCTGCCAGCCCCCTGAAACTGCTGTTGATCGCCGGCATTGTGGGCTGCGCGGCCGGGCTAAAGCTGCTGCCGGCCGGTGAACCCGCGGCATCCCGGACGCTCCCGCCCAGTTAA
- a CDS encoding cache domain-containing protein, which yields MIKATASPDTSTVQAAADLDAAITGIEHRLAAWAAETGTALAALSTKVTGTAVDKLIRPAVEELVRTPGGYIAGAGFLANAGLLRPERSYIAWWQGEELEHVDALANFSPNSISRYVKSEWFRVPVDTGQAHVTGPYVDFLCTDEYVLTFTHPVFCRADGPVSGIVGMDVTVQRLERGALPTLRRIGDRATLVNADGRAIVSAAPDIAAGDLAAAEEGCSVFPVGRKFRIWSGAEAL from the coding sequence ATGATTAAAGCCACCGCTTCCCCGGACACCTCCACCGTGCAAGCAGCCGCGGACCTCGACGCCGCTATCACCGGCATCGAGCACAGGCTCGCGGCGTGGGCGGCGGAAACGGGCACCGCCCTGGCGGCCCTCTCCACCAAGGTCACCGGCACCGCCGTGGACAAGCTCATCCGGCCGGCGGTCGAAGAACTGGTCCGGACTCCCGGCGGATACATAGCCGGCGCAGGCTTCCTTGCCAACGCCGGGCTGCTCAGGCCGGAACGCAGCTACATCGCTTGGTGGCAGGGTGAGGAGCTGGAGCATGTGGACGCCCTCGCGAACTTCAGCCCCAACTCCATCAGCCGCTACGTGAAATCCGAGTGGTTCCGCGTCCCGGTGGACACCGGACAGGCCCACGTGACCGGGCCGTATGTGGATTTCCTGTGCACCGACGAATACGTCCTGACCTTCACGCACCCGGTCTTCTGCCGCGCGGACGGCCCCGTTTCCGGGATTGTGGGGATGGACGTCACCGTGCAACGGCTGGAGCGCGGTGCCCTGCCGACCCTGCGCCGGATCGGGGACCGGGCCACGCTGGTTAACGCCGACGGCCGCGCCATCGTTTCAGCGGCGCCGGACATCGCCGCAGGAGACCTCGCTGCCGCCGAGGAGGGCTGCAGCGTGTTTCCCGTGGGCCGGAAGTTCCGGATCTGGAGCGGGGCTGAGGCGCTCTGA
- a CDS encoding ABC transporter permease, translating to MRLSRSAKAILGVVTALVFLFIYTPLLLVVVNSFNADRTFGWPPRGLTLEWWARALDSTGVREALVSSLWVAAVSTIISLALGTLLALALLRYQFFGRDVISLLVILPIALPGIVTGIALNNMFTTILGVSLSLWTVVIAHATFCMVTVFNNVIARLRRMQGGLEEASADLGAGVFTTFRLVTFPQLRSALLAGGLLAFALSFDEIIVTTFTIGAGDTTLPIWILQNLFRPNQAPVVNVVAVVLIVVSIVPIWLAQRLSEDSVGIGAARVKAKEG from the coding sequence ATGAGACTTTCCCGAAGCGCCAAAGCCATCCTCGGCGTCGTCACCGCACTGGTGTTCCTCTTCATCTATACGCCGCTGCTGCTGGTCGTAGTCAACTCCTTCAACGCGGACCGGACCTTCGGCTGGCCACCGCGGGGGCTGACCCTGGAGTGGTGGGCGCGGGCGCTCGACTCCACCGGCGTCCGCGAGGCCCTGGTGTCCTCGCTCTGGGTGGCGGCGGTCTCGACGATCATTTCGCTGGCGCTGGGGACGCTCCTGGCGCTGGCACTGCTGCGCTACCAATTCTTCGGCCGGGACGTCATCAGCCTGCTCGTGATCCTGCCGATCGCGCTGCCCGGGATCGTCACCGGCATCGCCCTGAACAACATGTTCACCACCATCCTGGGTGTTTCGCTGAGCCTGTGGACGGTCGTGATCGCGCACGCCACCTTCTGCATGGTGACGGTCTTCAACAACGTCATTGCCCGGCTGCGCCGGATGCAGGGCGGTCTGGAGGAGGCCTCCGCCGATCTGGGGGCCGGCGTGTTCACCACGTTCCGGCTGGTCACGTTCCCGCAGCTCCGCTCGGCGCTGCTGGCCGGCGGCCTGCTGGCCTTCGCCCTCAGTTTCGATGAGATCATCGTGACCACATTCACTATCGGCGCCGGGGACACCACCCTGCCGATCTGGATCCTGCAGAACCTCTTCCGGCCCAACCAGGCCCCGGTGGTCAACGTGGTGGCCGTCGTCCTGATCGTCGTCTCGATTGTGCCGATCTGGCTCGCGCAGCGGCTGTCGGAGGACTCGGTGGGGATCGGCGCGGCGCGAGTGAAGGCTAAGGAGGGCTAG
- a CDS encoding YceI family protein: MTLPQGLTPGVWTLDMSHSEVGFSVRHAGISKVRGRFNEAAAEARVGDSLADASLHASIKTASFDSGDANRDAHVRGADFFDVEKYPEMTFRATGIRGDGEDYVLTGDLTIRDVTKPVDLEVEFTGIAVDPFGATRAGFSAETDISRKEFGLTWNAALEAGGLLVSDKVKISVEAAMVKQA, from the coding sequence GTGACACTGCCCCAAGGTTTGACCCCCGGCGTCTGGACACTGGACATGTCCCACAGCGAAGTCGGCTTCAGCGTCCGCCATGCCGGCATCAGCAAGGTCCGGGGCCGCTTCAATGAAGCCGCGGCGGAGGCGCGTGTCGGCGACTCCCTCGCGGACGCCAGCCTGCATGCCAGCATCAAAACGGCCAGCTTTGACTCCGGCGACGCCAACCGGGACGCGCACGTCCGCGGCGCTGACTTCTTCGACGTCGAAAAGTACCCGGAGATGACCTTCCGTGCCACCGGGATCAGGGGCGACGGCGAGGACTACGTCCTGACCGGCGACCTCACCATCCGCGACGTCACCAAGCCGGTGGACCTGGAAGTCGAGTTCACCGGCATCGCGGTGGACCCGTTCGGCGCCACCCGCGCGGGGTTCAGCGCGGAGACGGACATCAGCCGCAAGGAATTCGGCCTGACCTGGAACGCCGCGCTCGAGGCCGGCGGGCTGCTGGTCAGCGACAAGGTCAAGATCAGTGTCGAAGCGGCCATGGTGAAGCAGGCCTAG
- a CDS encoding FadR/GntR family transcriptional regulator: MLLTPQGASRSLAAVFTPIKSRGLVDEVCGRIEQAVETGLLTSGQRLPNETELAAALGVSAVTAREALSQLRTSGIIRTARGRSGGSFIADDVLPSRERALDQLRELTRLQISDLGLHYQTIAAACASVAARRSDAADMATLRSFILTAEADPLHWRLALSEFLLEVAAIARSARLARELIRLQADLGTLTLLPCADSGYRLTTAGLLEDVAAAVEAHQPAAAEAAVKALVAATTDWLLNEQSKLY; encoded by the coding sequence ATGCTGCTGACACCGCAGGGCGCCTCCCGGAGCCTGGCGGCCGTGTTCACGCCGATCAAGTCCCGCGGCCTGGTGGACGAGGTGTGCGGCCGGATCGAACAGGCAGTGGAAACCGGGCTGCTCACGAGCGGGCAGCGGCTGCCCAACGAGACGGAGCTCGCCGCCGCGCTGGGCGTCTCCGCGGTGACGGCCCGCGAGGCCCTGTCGCAGCTGCGGACGTCGGGCATCATCCGCACGGCCCGGGGCCGCAGCGGCGGCAGCTTCATCGCCGACGACGTCCTGCCGTCCCGGGAACGCGCCCTGGACCAGCTGCGGGAGCTGACCAGGCTCCAGATCAGCGACCTGGGGCTGCACTACCAGACCATCGCCGCGGCCTGCGCCAGCGTCGCGGCCCGGCGGTCAGATGCCGCGGACATGGCCACCTTGCGGTCCTTCATCCTGACGGCGGAAGCGGACCCGTTGCACTGGCGGCTGGCCCTCTCCGAGTTCCTGCTTGAGGTGGCCGCCATCGCCCGCTCGGCCCGGCTGGCGCGGGAGCTGATCCGCCTGCAGGCAGACCTCGGCACCCTCACCCTGCTGCCCTGCGCCGACTCCGGCTACCGGCTGACGACCGCCGGACTCCTCGAGGACGTCGCGGCCGCCGTCGAGGCCCACCAACCGGCCGCCGCCGAAGCGGCAGTGAAGGCGCTGGTCGCCGCCACGACGGACTGGCTGCTGAACGAGCAGTCCAAGCTCTACTGA